In the Setaria italica strain Yugu1 chromosome VI, Setaria_italica_v2.0, whole genome shotgun sequence genome, one interval contains:
- the LOC101774113 gene encoding protein MIZU-KUSSEI 1, with the protein MPSLIDYSPAALRSLLRPSSTDERRAKLSGAGAGAGGALGLFKVFKILPMLTTGCKMAAMLGRHKHSRALLADHAPTVTLFGHRRGRLSLAIHEDTRSPPAFLIELPMLAAALHREMATGTVRLALESDTRGVAAAARRRRPLLEEYVWAVYCNGREAGYAIRRKDASDDERHVLRLLRGVSIGAGVLPPPPDGRAAAGATPSAGPDGELTYMRARVERVVGSKDSEAFYMINPDDGGDSAPELSIFFVRNK; encoded by the coding sequence ATGCCATCCCTTATCGACTACAGCCCGGCCGCGCTACGGTCGCTGCTCCGGCCGTCGTCCACCGATGAGCGGCGCGCGAAGCTgtccggggccggggcgggggccggcggcgccctgGGGCTCTTCAAGGTGTTCAAGATCCTGCCCATGCTCACCACGGGTTGCAAGATGGCTGCCATGCTGGGGCGGCACAAGCACAGCCGGGCCCTCCTGGCAGACCACGCGCCGACGGTGACGCTGTTCGGGCACCGGCGCGGGCGGCTGAGCCTGGCGATCCACGAGGACACGCGGTCCCCGCCGGCGTTCCTCATCGAGCTGCCcatgctcgccgccgcgctgcacCGGGAGATGGCCACGGGCACTGTCAGGCTGGCGCTGGAGAGCGACACGCgcggggtcgccgccgccgcgcggcgcaggcggccgcTGCTGGAGGAGTACGTCTGGGCGGTCTACTGCAACGGGCGCGAGGCCGGGTACGCCATCCGACGCAAGGACGCGTCCGACGACGAGCGTCACGTCCTCCGCCTGCTCCGCGGCGTGTCCATTGGCGCCGgggtgctgccgccgccgcccgacggcagggcggccgcgggcgccacGCCGAGTGCTGGCCCCGACGGCGAGCTCACATACATGCGCGCCCGCGTGGAGCGCGTCGTCGGGTCCAAGGACTCCGAGGCGTTCTACATGATCAACCCCGACGATGGCGGCGATAGCGCGCCGGAGCTAAGCATTTTCTTTGTGAGGAACAAGTGA
- the LOC101774516 gene encoding patatin-like protein 2 — protein sequence MAPVVHAAGLGTSGSGLTLNPVAERALSRRASTLSTPMSPPPAFGSIVTVLSIDGGGVRGIIPGTILAFLEEKLQELDGTDARIADYFDVIAGTSTGGLVTAMLTAPNKENPKRPLFAAKDINKFYLEHCPKIFPSGGGGPLGLFKSIMSGPKYDGKYLHSIVRELLGETKVSDVLTNIVIPTFDIKLLQPTIFSRYDAVNDVSKNALLSDVCISTSAAPTYLPGHQFETKDKDGKTRAFNLIDGGVAANNPTLLAMNDVSKQILLGNQDFFPIKPADYCKFMVLSLGTGSAKVEEKFDAVQCSKWGILGWLYNKGATPIIDSFNQASSDLVDIHASVLFQALHSEKSYLRIQDDKLKGETSSVDVSTAENLNRLVDVGKALLKKPACKVNVETGKNEPDGNRGTNEKELIHFAKMLVDERRARLKKKGSTIL from the exons ATGGCGCCGGTAGTGCACGCCGCGGGGCTCGGCACCAGCGGGTCCGGCCTGACGCTGAACCCGGTGGCGGAGCGGGCGCTCAGCCGCCGCGCGTCCACGCTGTCCACGCCCAtgtcgccaccgccggcgtTCGGGAGCATCGTCACCGTGCTAagcatcgacggcggcggcgtgcgcgggaTCATCCCCGGCACCATCCTCGCCTTCCTCGAGGAGAAGCTGCAG GAGCTGGACGGGACGGACGCGAGGATCGCCGACTACTTCGACGTCATCGCCGGGACGAGCACTGGCGGCCTGGTCACCGCCATGCTCACGGCGCCAAACAAGGAGAACCCCAAGCGCCCGCTCTTCGCCGCCAAGGACATCAACAAGTTCTACCTCGAGCACTGCCCCAAGATCTTCCCATCCGGCGG CGGCGGCCCTCTGGGCTTGTTCAAGAGCATCATGTCGGGccccaagtacgacggcaagtaCCTCCACTCCATCGTCCGGGAGCTCCTCGGCGAGACCAAGGTCAGCGATGTGCTCACGAACATCGTCATCCCCACCTTCGACATCAAGCTCCTCCAGCCCACCATCTTCTCCAGATACGAC GCCGTGAACGATGTCTCCAAGAACGCTCTGCTCTCGGACGTGTGCATCAGCACCTCCGCGGCCCCGACCTACCTCCCAGGGCACCAGTTCGAGACCAAGGACAAGGACGGCAAGACCCGGGCCTTCAACCTCATCGACGGAGGCGTCGCCGCAAACAATCCG ACGCTGCTGGCGATGAATGACGTGAGCAAGCAGATCCTCCTGGGCAACCAGGACTTCTTCCCGATCAAGCCGGCGGACTACTGCAAGTTCATGGTGCTGTCACTGGGCACCGGCTCCGCCAAGGTCGAGGAGAAGTTCGACGCCGTGCAATGCAGCAAGTGGGGCATCCTAGGTTGGCTCTACAACAAGGGCGCCACGCCCATCATCGACAGCTTCAACCAGGCCAGCTCCGACCTCGTCGACATCCACGCCTCCGTGCTCTTCCAGGCGCTGCACTCGGAGAAGAGCTACCTCCGGATCCAGGACGACAAACTCAAGGGGGAGACGTCGTCCGTCGACGTCTCCACGGCGGAGAACCTGAACCGCCTCGTTGACGTCGGCAAGGCCCTGCTGAAGAAGCCGGCGTGCAAGGTGAACGTCGAGACCGGCAAGAACGAGCCTGACGGCAACAGGGGCACAAACGAGAAGGAGCTGATCCATTTCGCCAAGATGCTGGTGGATGAGCGCCGGGCCAGgctcaagaagaagggcagCACCATACTGTAA
- the LOC101775186 gene encoding patatin-like protein 2 produces MAPVYAAEAGTNGSGGLILDPAAQRSALSRGASALSTPKSPPPAYGSIVTVLSIDGGGVRGIIPGTILAFLEEKLQELDGPDARIADYFDVIAGTSTGGLVTAMLTAPNKKVDPNRPLFAAKDINDFYLKHCPKIFPARSGGPLGLFKSVVLGPKYDGKYLQSIVRDLLGDTKVSEVLQNIVIPTFDIKLLQPTVFSRYDAKNDASKNALLSDVCISTSAAPTYLPGHQFHTKDKDGKPRAFNLIDGGVAANNPTLLAMTHVSKQIILGNKDFFPIKPADYGKFMVLSLGTGSAKIEEKFDAVESSKWGLLGWIYNKGSAPIIDSFSQASADLVDIHASVLFQALHSENSYLRIQDDELSGDTSSVDVSTKENLNRLVDVGKRLLKKPVCKVNVETGKNVSDEKNRGTNEEELTRFARMLVEERRARLQKKGNTSQ; encoded by the exons ATGGCGCCGGTATACGCCGCGGAGGCCGGCACCAACGGGTCCGGCGGGCTGATCCTGGACCCGGCGGCGCAGCGGTCGGCGCTCAGCCGCGGCGCGTCCGCGCTATCCACGCccaagtcgccgccgccggcgtacgGGAGCATCGTCACCGTGCTCAGCAtcgacggcggtggcgtgcgcgGGATCATCCCCGGGACCATCCTCGCCTTCCTCGAGGAGAAGCTGCAG GAGCTGGACGGTCCGGACGCGAGGATCGCGGACTACTTCGATGTGATCGCCGGGACGAGCACCGGCGGGCTGGTGACCGCCATGCTCACGGCGCCAAATAAGAAGGTGGACCCCAACCGCCCGCTCTTCGCCGCCAAGGACATCAACGACTTCTACCTCAAGCACTGCCCCAAGATCTTCCCTGCCAGAAG CGGCGGCCCTCTGGGTCTTTTTAAGAGCGTCGTTCTGGGccccaagtacgacggcaagtaCCTCCAGTCCATCGTCCGGGATCTCCTCGGCGACACCAAGGTCAGCGAGGTGCTCCAGAACATCGTCATCCCCACCTTCGACATCAAGCTCCTCCAGCCCACCGTCTTCTCCAGATACGAC GCCAAGAACGATGCCTCCAAGAACGCTCTGCTCTCGGACGTGTGCATCAGCACCTCCGCCGCGCCGACGTACCTCCCAGGGCACCAGTTCCATACCAAGGACAAGGACGGCAAGCCCAGGGCCTTCAACCTCATCGACGGAGGCGTCGCCGCAAACAATCCG ACGCTACTGGCGATGACGCACGTGAGCAAGCAGATCATCCTGGGCAACAAGGACTTCTTCCCGATCAAGCCGGCGGACTACGGCAAGTTCATGGTCCTGTCGTTGGGCACCGGCTCCGCCAAGATCGAGGAGAAGTTCGACGCCGTGGAGTCCAGCAAGTGGGGGCTCCTGGGGTGGATCTACAACAAGGGCTCGGCGCCCATCATCGACAGCTTCAGCCAGGCCAGCGCCGACCTCGTCGACATCCACGCCTCCGTGCTCTTCCAGGCGCTGCACTCGGAGAATAGCTACCTCCGGATCCAGGACGACGAGCTCAGCGGCGACACCTCGTCCGTCGACGTCTCCACCAAGGAGAACCTGAACCGCCTCGTCGACGTCGGCAAGAGGCTCTTGAAGAAGCCGGTGTGCAAGGTGAACGTCGAGACAGGGAAGAACGTGTCTGACGAGAAGAACAGGGGAACCAATGAGGAGGAGCTCACCCGTTTCGCCCGGATGCTGGTAGAGGAGCGCCGGGCCAGGCTCCAGAAGAAAGGCAACACATCACAGTAA